A stretch of DNA from Pseudoalteromonas ruthenica:
ATTCGCCCTTCTTGTTGCTCGAAGACTTGATAGGCACTGACATTAGGCAGCAAATTTTGCTCGTCGCCCTGTTGTGTTCTGCGCACCAAACCGCCATCTTCTAGCGCCAGCCATAAGGCGCCATCACCACTGCGCACGGCAAAATTCACCATCGGTTGTGCCGGTTTAAGTGCTTGCCAACGCTCGCGCTCGACCACGCTGATCCCACCCCGAGAGCCAGCTACATAGAGCTGCTGAGTCGCTTTATCGACATTGAGGCTGCGGATCCCTGAATCGGGCAACCCGGTGAGAACGCCGCGAGTAAAAAGCTTAAAAGTGCGGCCATTAAAACGGGCAACACCTTCCCATGTCCCCACCCAGACATAACCATCGGGAGTTTGAGCTAGGGCATTGACACTGTTGTGAGGCAAACCATCACGGGTATCCCAGGTTTCGGCAAAGTAGTGACTTAGGGGAACATTACTAGGAATGTTTTTTGGGACTTGATTGGCGAAACTGCTTAGGCTTAACAGTGAAATAGCTAAATAAAGGATGATTTTCACAGCAGCGCGCCTACGTCTTTTTTATTATTACGTTTTATTCTACTTCAAACACATAAAATAACAATTAGCTTGAGCCAAATCGCTTACAACTAATAACAATAGGCACTATAACGCCCATCAATAAGAACTTAACCTTTTGAATTAAAATATAAACTTCTAGTGAAGATACTGTAGATAGCGCCGTAGACCGGCGCTATCCGTTCGCACTAGCGATACAAGCGCTGCCACGCACAGGTTTTATAACCGTTCCGCTCAAAGTAAAAGTTGTAGCAATTATCGTCATAGTTGTAATTACCCACATCAATACGATAACCACTAATATAGCGATTTTGTAGGCTCACATATTGGCCATTATACAGCAGTGAAAAATGCACATGTGGTCCCGTTGACTGACCACCCTGACACAGCGCAGTACTTTGATTGTTAGCATAGCGCCCTATCCAACTCCCTGCGGAAATATAATCACCGGAGTTAAATTGCAACGCATCCATATGGTAGTAGTTGGTCGCATAGCCACTTGGATGAGTGATGCGAATATTACATTGCGAATAACGTGTAACAGTGCCCTCATGGGCCGCTTGCACCCAAGGTGTATTGCTGCCCCATCCCCCAGAGCCATTATTAAAGTCTAACGAGGAATACGGATACCCAGAGCCGGTGTTAGAGTGTGCCCCCCCCCACTGAACCAAGCATAGCCACTTGGCCACGGAAGATTCATACTAAAAGCTACCTGAGCTTGAGGCTGCGCACTGAGCGCTTGGCGCTGTGGGGCTGATACCTGCTTTTGCGTCAGTTGTATTGATGGTTTCCCGGTCACAACCTCATAGGCACTCATCAATGCGGTGATCTTCTTACCCTTACGCGGGCGGCGCGGACCCACTGGCTTTTGCCGCATAATAAACATATCGACCAACGCAAAGCTGGCGACATCTTGATTAAACTGCTGGCTGCTTTGTGCGAAGCGTTTATAGGCATAAAAGGTATGGCTGAGCCGGTTAGTGACATCGCGAAGCTGCGCTTCAAATCCGACTTCATCACTCAAATCAGCGAAAGGCCTTTGCATTGCCTCGGCAGTGGGGTTAGTGACTAGTTGGCTCTGCTGCTCCATTAATGCTAATAACAGCTCTGGGTTGATACTGGCGTAGCCAGCGAAATGCAGTATCGCTTCTTGCTTTGCTTGTAATTCGCTATTCAGCCCAGCGAAGAAATTAGTCCAATCCCGCGCTGCCAGGGCGTTATTAAAAACAAACTGTTCATCGGCAATAAGCGCTTCGCTGTGTAAATCAATCAGCGCCATATCTTGCTTGGCTACAATACGCTCGGGTAACTGAGCATGCTCTGCATGCACCGAAAAGCTCAATAGTGTTGTTGCACCGGCGCAGGCTATGCCGGTGAGTATGGTGTTCAATTTCATCTTTGTTCCCTCTATCGTTATCATGTCCCGTATGTGGGAATACTCACTATAGATCTATAAAGGGAACAAATGTAAATTTAATGTTTAAATATTTACATTTAAATCACAAATAATCCGAAGGATTATGCATCATTTCCTGCAATACTTGAATATATTTTGCACTATGCAGACCATCCATCAGTGCATGATGCACATCCAGGGCTAAAGGCATACAACCTGAAACTTTATCATATTGCCCCAACACCACTTTAGGAATACCGTGAGTAGCACCCAAACAAGTAGCGTGAGAAAAACTACTAAATTGTAACCACGGCAATACCGATACATGCAGCACATCGGCGCGCCCTTCGGTGTGCGCGAAAGCCTCACTAAACAAAGGCTCAGACGCAGCACGGGCTTTTTCTTCGCGCATACGCTGGGCGTAAGTTGTATAACATGGCGTGTCATCGAGATAACTAAAACGAAAGCTGTCATCCTCGGCCAGTTGCACCACACTCATCGTCACTTGCTGATAATGCACGGGCTGATCATCAACAATACGTAGCCCCATTGGCCAATATTGCTGCGCGCTTTTGTGCACCAAATAAATGTAAGCACTAAAAAAGGACAAAGCCTGCGCTTGGCAGTATGCAAATAACAGCCGTGCGTCTAGGCGCACACACACATTGAAGTAGGGTTGCTGAAAATCTTTGAAAAAGGCAAAGTGCTGTGCACGCGGCCACTGCTGGAGGTCCACTTGCGTGGCGGGATAAGGCATTATCTACTCGACAACAAAAAAGGCATGCCCGAAAGCATGCCTTAATCTGATATTAGGAGCAATAAAATGCGCCTAAACGCTGAGTACTAAAGACCCTGAGCGATGATCTCTTCTGCCAGTTTATCAGCGATAACATGCGTTGATACCTGCTCTTTTTCCGAGCGTTGGAAAATCTCCAGCAAAGTATCAAAGATGCCTTCAACGTGCTTAGTCGCATCGTCAGCATTATAGCCTTGTGGCTTGGTTTCGTAATAGACGTTGATGATGCCGCCGGCGTTAATAACGTAGTCTGGCGCATAGAGCATGCCTTTTTCACGAATGATCTCACCATGACGAGGCTCCGCTAACTGGTTGTTAGCACAACCGGCAATAATCGTAGCCTTAATACGCGGAATGGTGTTGTCATTAATGGTCGCTCCTAGCGCACAAGGTGCGTATACATCCACATCCAGGTCATAAATGTCGTCAATACCCACAGCTGTGGCATTGAAGTCATTGACTACACGCGCTACCGACTGCTCGTTAATATCGGTCACGAATAGCTCTGCACCAGCGTTATGCAAATGTTTACATAGGTCGTAGGCCACAGCGCCTAGGCCCTGTACCGCCACTTTCACACCTTCAAGGTTTTGATGACCGTGCTTGTGTTGAAAAGCCGCTTTAATACCTAGGAAAGTACCTAAAGCAGTAAACGGCGACGGATTACCACTTTTACCTTCCAAGCCCATTACATAGTTTGTTTCTTGGTGCATCATCATGACATCACCGGTGGTGATGTTGACATCTTCAGCAGAATAGTAACTTCCACCTAAACGCTCTAGTTGCTTACCAAAAGCACGAAATAGTGCTTCTGATTTAATGCTTTTTGCATCGCCGATGATCACAGATTTACCGCCACCGAAAGGCAAACGCGCCACAGCGTTCTTGTAAGTCATGCCTTTGGAAAGACGTAGTACGTCGGTAACGGCTTCTTCATCACTGGCATAGTTCCACAACCGGCAACCGCCCACAGCCGGGCCTAGGTTAGTGTTGTGTACGGCAATAATTGCCTTTAGGCCGGATTCTTTATCACTACAAAAAACCACTTGCTCGTGGTTATCGAAATCAACTTGATTAAAAACAGCCACTGTTATTCTCCGAACTTGTTACCCTACTTGGGTGCGCTGAAATTGCCGCAGACTCTATCACTAAGTGCTGTGCCTTACCACTATATAAGATGATAAAACCACGCATTTCGTTTGTGGTTGAATTTCTATTCACACATAGAGCAGTAAGTGAATATTTAATTCAAAATATGGTTAAATTAACGAACTTTAAACTATAACCAATCACCCTATGTACCACCTTTATCCACGCCCATCTGACGTTTACGTTAACGGCAATACCTATGTAAATATTTTAATACGCTGGGCGGGAATGTCGAGTTTCAAGGAGGACGGGCGCTGCCAGTCTAATCACCGGCGACGCCCTTAACTGGTCAGAGCAGAACTTATTATTGTTCGCTCTGTGGCTGGGTGTACTTTGCCATCCACGCAAATACTTGCTGATACCAGTGAATTAAATTATCAGGGTTATGGATCCAATGATTTTCCTCAGGGTAGACCACCAGCCGCGAGTCGATGCCCTTGCGTTGCAAGGTGGTAAACGCCCCTAAACTTTGCGCATATGGTACGCGGTAGTCTTTAAGGCCTTGAGTCACTAACATCGGTGTTTGCCAATTGGCGACGAAGTTAGCCGGGTTATACTTACTGTAATCCCCGTCTTTCGCCCAAAACGGGCCGCCCATTTCATGCTCAGCAAACCACAACTCTTCGGTGCTTTGGTGGAAGCTTGGCATATCAAATAAGCCCGCATGATTAACCAAACAGTTAAAGCCTTTAGGCCAATTTCCGGCAATCCAGTTCATCATGTAACCGCCGTAGGAGGCTCCGAGGGCACAGCCGTTGTTAATGTCTAACCAGGCATAATTATCGCCCACGTAATCGAGACCTTTTTGTAGGTCTTGCAGCGGCTTACCTCCCCAATCGCGGGAAATAGAGTTGGTAAACGCTTGGCCATAGCCCACCGAGCCGTGAAAATCGATCATCACTACGCCATAGCCTTGCGCCGCCCAAAGCTGAGCATTCCAACGACTGTGGAACATATTGCCGAACGAGCCTTGCGGACCCCCATGGACTAAAAATGCCAGTGGATAGCGCTTGTTAGCATCGAACTGGGCCGGCTTAACAAGATAACCATATACCTGTTCATCGTTGGCACCACTGAAGCTAAACTGCTCTACGTCACCTAAAGTCACATCAGCCATTTTTTCTTTATTAACATCACTTAACTGCATTAAGCCGCTGCCATCGCGATTAATACGATAGAGCTCTTTCGGTGAATTCAGAGCATGGCGAGAAAACACGATTTGCTCGCCTACAACCTGCACGTCACCGACATAGCCATCGCTGAACACGCTACGGATATCGCCAAACCCGGTGCTGATTTCAAATAAGCTGGTCTGACCTAAATCTTTGGCGGTGGCATAAATAGCACGGCCATTGGCACCGAATTGGAAGCTGCTCACACTGCGATCCCACTGTGGTGCCAGTGCTTTGTTCTCACCAGTGCGCAAATCTAGCAACTGCAAAGTGAACTTGTCTGATTCAAAGCCTGGTTTTGTCGTCGCTTTATAGGCAAGGTAACGGCCGTCAGCGGAGAACTGCGGCGCTGCATCCCAAGCTTTGTTTGCTTCGGTGAGGTTGCGAATAGAGCCGCCTTCGATAGCCACTTCAAATAAATCGAAGTTTGTGCTCCAAGCATTATCCGGGGCTTTAACCTTAGCGCTGAAAACCACCTTGGTGCCATCAGGGCTAATTGCCACTTCTTCCATGCCGGAAAAAGGCTTAGCAGGCACATCGGTTTGCCACTGTGGGGTGATGTCTTTAACGTCGGTGATCACTTTGTCAGCAAGTTTAGCACTAAATAGATGACGTACTTTATCGTCATTCCAGTGATCCCAATGCCGCACCATTAAACTGTCATAGACTTGGCCGTTATGGGCCGGTGGATTGGCATCGCGCTCGATAGTGCACGCCAAGGTATCACACTCGGGATACACATCTAAGCTCAGTACCACGGATTGGTTGTCAGAACTTAAGGTGTAACCCTCGATATCCATGGGTAAGTTGGTAACGGGGCGCGCTTCTCCGCCGCTAAGGGGCAGTCGCCACAGCTGATTGGAGCCCGAGCGGGATGATAAAAAGTAGATAGCTTGGCCGTCGCTAGAAAAGCGTACCGCTGTTTCACTGCTGCTGTCATAGGTTAACCGTGTCGCTTTCGCTAAATTGGCCGAGCCAGCATAACTGCTGCTCACTGCTGATAAGGGCTGCAGATATAAATCGCTGCCCTCGGGCGTTTTTACACCGTAAACAAGCTGCCTTCCATCACTGGATACCGCCACACTGTGCACTTTATTGAGCTGAGTTAGTTTTTCAACGCTGAGTACTTCAGCCTGGGCGCTCAGCGCTGAGCCGCCAAGCAACATCACACTGAGGATAGAATTTATTGTTGTCATTGTTTCACTCCATAAAAAAGAGCGCCAAGGCGCCCTTCTTAACCGAACCGATGCATTACTTCAACGCACCATCCAATTCTTCAATTTTTGCTTTCCAAATTGCTGGACCTTGGGTGTGAGCATTTGCTCCTTCGCTGTCCACGGCCACAGTGACCGGCATATCTTCCACTTCAAATTCGTAGATAGCTTCCATACCTAAGTCCTCAAATGCCACCACGCGGGCCTTTTTAATCGCTTTGGCGACCAGGTAAGCGGCGCCGCCAACAGCCATTAAGTATACCGCCTTGTTGTCTTTTATTGAGGCAACTGTAGCTGGACCGCGTTCAGCCTTACCAATCATGCCAATAAGGCCGGTTTTCTCTAGCATCACGTCGGTGAATTTATCCATACGGGTCGAGGTAGTGGGTCCTGCGGGGCCGACGACTTCATCGCCCACCGCATCCACAGGGCCCACGTAGTAAATAAATTTATTGGTAAAGTCAACCCCCTCAGGCAAGCCTTCACCGCTTTCAATCATTCCTTGCAAACGCTTGTGGGCCGCATCACGACCAGTCAGAATTTTACCGCTAAGCAGCACGGTTTCACCCATCTTCCAGTCTTGGATATCATCCTTGTTAAGGGTATCAAGATTAACGCGACGGGTGTCTTCGCCTACTTCCCAGGTCACTTCTGGCCAGTCTTCTAGTTTCGGCGGCTGCAAATCGGCGGGACCCGAGCCATCAAGAGTAAAGTGCACATGACGAGTCGCCGCACAGTTGGGGATCATCACCACAGGCTTTGACGCCGCATGAGTGGGCGCGGTCTTCACCTTTACGTCTACGACGGTGGTTAAACCACCGAGCCCCTGGGCACCAATACCGAGCTTGTTAGCTCGCTCAAAAATCTCCAAGCGCATTTTCTCTTCGGTCGTTTCAGCCCCTCGTTCGATCAGCTCATGAATATCCACAGGGTCCATCAACGACTCTTTGGCCAATACCGCTGCTTTTTCCGCAGTGCCGCCAATACCGATACCTAACATACCCGGTGGACACCAACCAGCGCCCATTGTTGGTAAGGTTTTTTCTACCCACTCGGCAACATCATCGGAAGGGTTCAACATCACCATCTTGGTTTTGTTCTCAGAGCCGCCGCCTTTAGCCGCAATCATCACTTCTACTTCATTGCCTGGCACCATATCAATGTGCACCACGGACGGGGTGTTATCTTTGGTATTTTTTCGACTGCCAGCAGGGTCGGCAACAATCGATGCACGCAACGGGTTATCTGGATTGGTGTAGGCACGACGCGTTCCCTCATCCACCATTTGCTGCACCGTCATGTCGGTTTGATCCCACCGCACATCCATACCAACTTTAACAAAACAAGTAACAATGCCGGTATCTTGGCACAGTGGGCGTTTGCCCTCGGCAGACATACGAGAATTAATAAGGATCTGCGCAATGGCGTCTTTGGCCGCCTTGCTTTGCTCTTTGTTATAGGCTTTTTCTAAAGCTTGAACAAAGTCTAGCGGGTGATAAAAAGAAATATACTGCAGCGCATCGGCAATGCTGTCGATAAAATCTTGCTGGCGAATAGTGCTCATGATTAATCCTTCCTACTGGGTCACACCTTCAGTTAATACATAAGTCGGTGCGACGACTCGGTGACGTGTGCACGGTTAGACCGCGTCTTCTGATAAAGTGTAACTTATGATAACCTCCCTGCCCGTTTCGGGCTAGTTCTTCGAGTTGAAGATAATGACAAATTCGCAATTACATTGCCGTAAATTGGCGCTTTCATCCTCGCCGTGTGAGGTGTTTGCCCAATTACACCATCTCCAAGGGGCGGTTTTTCTTGACTCTGCTAGTGCAGCGCACGTCAATAGCCGCTTCGATATCTTAGTGATTGAGCCTGAAGCGACGCTCAGCGTCGAGCACAACAAGGTATACCTAGACGGCGTTGAGCTGCATCAGGAGGTGTTCGCCTATATGCAGCAACGCCTAGCTAGCCTGTGCACGCAATCCCCGGCGCATGACCTGCCTTTTAGTGGCGGCTGGCTTGGCTACTTTGGCTATGATTTAGGACGCACCCTCGAGCGCCTACCCAGCTTAGCGGCGGACGATATTGCCTTGGCGCAGATGCAACTGGGCCTTTATCTTGATGCCTTAATTTACGATAAAGCGGCCAGCCAATGGTATTATATTGCCCAGCCAACGGTGGATGTCGAAGCCCGTTTACAGCGTTACCTGCAGCCACCCGCCGCCGCAAACGCAGGTAAATTTGCCTTAACCAGTGACTGGGCCTCCAATATGAGCCAAGCGCAATATGCCGATAAATTTACAAAGATACAGGACTATTTGCGCAGCGGCGACTGCTATCAGATCAACCTGGCACAGCGCTTCAGTGCCACATATCAGGGCTGCGAATGGCAAGCCTATCGCCGTTTACGCAGCCACAACAGCGCCCCCTTTTCTGCTTTTATGCGTTTACCGCAAGGCTGCATTTTATCCATTTCGCCAGAGCGCTTTATCGAAGTGCACCACAATCAGGTCGAAAGCAAACCGATTAAAGGCACGCTGCCGCGCAGCAGTGACCCTAAAAAAGATCAAGCCTTGGCAGCACAGTTGGCAAGCTCCCCCAAAGACCGCGCCGAGAACGTCATGATTGTCGATTTACTGCGTAATGACCTCGGCAAGGTTGCGAAACCGGGCTCGGTGCATGTGCCCTCACTTTTTGCCATAGAGAGCTTCCCCGCTGTCCATCATTTAGTCAGTACCGTGCAGTCGCAATTGGCTGAGGGCAAAACGGCGCTCGACCAACTGAAGGCCGCATTCCCGGGTGGCTCTATTACCGGTGCCCCAAAAATCCGGGCGATGGAAATCATTGAAGAGCTCGAACCACATCGGCGCAGTGCCTATTGTGGTTCAATTGGCTACATTAGCGCCTGCGGTGATATGGACACCAGTATCACCATTCGTACCTTAGTGGCCAAAGACAATACCCTACATTGCTGGGCCGGTGGTGGCATTGTTGCCGACTCAGATGTTGCCTCTGAGTACCAAGAGACTTACGATAAGGTAAATAAAATCTTACCGGTATTGACGTGATAAAATCACCCCATGCGGCGCTCTCATGCGCTCAGGTTATTGCGCGGTTTAATCTCAGTGCCGCGCCCTCCAGCTTTGTTCCAATCCACCCAAAGCGCCGTAGCGCCGTGGTTATGCTGCTCTCAGAGTCTGAGCACGGAGCACAAGTGTTGCTGTGTAAACGCGGCGCCCATCTGCGCCATCATCCCAGCCAACTGTGCTTTCCAGGAGGAAAGCAAGAGCGCGAAGATAAGACGCTTGCCCACACCGCCCTACGAGAGCTGCACGAGGAGCTAAATATAGACAGCAAAGATGTCACCATCATCGGCCGTCTCGATGAGGTGAGCACCCTCAATGATATGAGTATTACGCCGTATCTAGCACAGCTACGCGCCGGTGCCCGTTGGCAAATTGATCAAAATGAGGTCGAAGCCGCATTTTTTGTGCCTCTGGCTGAACTATTGGCAACCCAAAACTGGCAGTCTCTGCGGGTCGAGCGGCAACAAAAAAACCTCCACTTTCGCGTTTTTAAAACCCCTTATGGTCTGCTGTGGGGAGCAACCGAGCGAATTATTGAGCGCTTTACGAAGCGCCTTGGTCCGATCAGCTAAAATTAGTGTACAGAGGATTACATCCCTGGTGTTTAACGTTATGATGGGCGCCCGTTCAAAGGCAATGTGAGTATAGATTTTATGATCAGTGCATTCGATATGTTTAGCATTGGCATTGGGCCGTCGTCGTCCCATACCGTAGGCCCAATGCGCGCATCTCGGTTGTTTGTGCAAACCCTGCAAGAGCAAGGCACACTTGAGGATGTTACCGAGGTAAAAGTAGAGCTGTTTGGTTCCTTGGGTCAAACCGGTGTTGGCCATGGCTCAGGTAAAGCTGTTATTTTAGGGCTCGCCGGATACGACCCAGAGACGGTCGATGCCGACGCCGTGCCCGATATTTTGGCTAAAATCGAGCAAGAGCAGGTTATTTATCTCAATAAAACCCACCAGGCTAAGTTTCCAAAGCAAGGGGCGATTGTATTTCATCGCCGCAAGACCTTGCCCAAGCACTCTAATGCCATGGAGATTATTGCCTTTAAGGGTGATGAACGCATTGCCTCGCAAGTGTATTACTCTATTGGTGGCGGCTTTATCGTCAGCGACGAGGACTTTGATAAGGAAAAGCAGGCTGCGCTGGATATCCGTGAGCAAAATCCTGCCCCCTACCCGTTCGATAACGCACAGCAACTGCTAGAGCTTTGTAAGGAATCCGGCCTGAGCGTCTCAAGCCTAATGATGGCCAATGAGAAGACCTTGCGCGACGAAGCTGATATCAAAGATGAGTTATTTCATATTTGGCAGGTGATGAAAGCCTGTACTGAACGCGGTATGCGCACCGAAGGCATTCTTCCCGGTGGCCTAAAAGTTCGCCGTCGCGCACCCAGCTTATATTTAAAGTTAAATGTTGAGAACAATAACGACCCACTTAGAGCAATGGATTGGGTTGACCTATTCGCTCTTGCCGTGAACGAAGAAAACGCCGCTGGGGGTCGAGTAGTCACTGCCCCCACCAACGGCGCCGCAGGTATCCTGCCGGCAGTACTCATGTATTACCACACCTTTATCAAAGAGGTGGATCGCGATATCGCCACGCGCTATCTGCTGACCGCAGCAGCAATTGGTATCTTGTATAAAAAGAATGCTTCTATCT
This window harbors:
- a CDS encoding M23 family metallopeptidase, encoding MVQWGGAHSNTGSGYPYSSLDFNNGSGGWGSNTPWVQAAHEGTVTRYSQCNIRITHPSGYATNYYHMDALQFNSGDYISAGSWIGRYANNQSTALCQGGQSTGPHVHFSLLYNGQYVSLQNRYISGYRIDVGNYNYDDNCYNFYFERNGYKTCAWQRLYR
- a CDS encoding CatA-like O-acetyltransferase, which encodes MPYPATQVDLQQWPRAQHFAFFKDFQQPYFNVCVRLDARLLFAYCQAQALSFFSAYIYLVHKSAQQYWPMGLRIVDDQPVHYQQVTMSVVQLAEDDSFRFSYLDDTPCYTTYAQRMREEKARAASEPLFSEAFAHTEGRADVLHVSVLPWLQFSSFSHATCLGATHGIPKVVLGQYDKVSGCMPLALDVHHALMDGLHSAKYIQVLQEMMHNPSDYL
- a CDS encoding Leu/Phe/Val dehydrogenase, coding for MAVFNQVDFDNHEQVVFCSDKESGLKAIIAVHNTNLGPAVGGCRLWNYASDEEAVTDVLRLSKGMTYKNAVARLPFGGGKSVIIGDAKSIKSEALFRAFGKQLERLGGSYYSAEDVNITTGDVMMMHQETNYVMGLEGKSGNPSPFTALGTFLGIKAAFQHKHGHQNLEGVKVAVQGLGAVAYDLCKHLHNAGAELFVTDINEQSVARVVNDFNATAVGIDDIYDLDVDVYAPCALGATINDNTIPRIKATIIAGCANNQLAEPRHGEIIREKGMLYAPDYVINAGGIINVYYETKPQGYNADDATKHVEGIFDTLLEIFQRSEKEQVSTHVIADKLAEEIIAQGL
- a CDS encoding alpha/beta hydrolase family protein, with product MTTINSILSVMLLGGSALSAQAEVLSVEKLTQLNKVHSVAVSSDGRQLVYGVKTPEGSDLYLQPLSAVSSSYAGSANLAKATRLTYDSSSETAVRFSSDGQAIYFLSSRSGSNQLWRLPLSGGEARPVTNLPMDIEGYTLSSDNQSVVLSLDVYPECDTLACTIERDANPPAHNGQVYDSLMVRHWDHWNDDKVRHLFSAKLADKVITDVKDITPQWQTDVPAKPFSGMEEVAISPDGTKVVFSAKVKAPDNAWSTNFDLFEVAIEGGSIRNLTEANKAWDAAPQFSADGRYLAYKATTKPGFESDKFTLQLLDLRTGENKALAPQWDRSVSSFQFGANGRAIYATAKDLGQTSLFEISTGFGDIRSVFSDGYVGDVQVVGEQIVFSRHALNSPKELYRINRDGSGLMQLSDVNKEKMADVTLGDVEQFSFSGANDEQVYGYLVKPAQFDANKRYPLAFLVHGGPQGSFGNMFHSRWNAQLWAAQGYGVVMIDFHGSVGYGQAFTNSISRDWGGKPLQDLQKGLDYVGDNYAWLDINNGCALGASYGGYMMNWIAGNWPKGFNCLVNHAGLFDMPSFHQSTEELWFAEHEMGGPFWAKDGDYSKYNPANFVANWQTPMLVTQGLKDYRVPYAQSLGAFTTLQRKGIDSRLVVYPEENHWIHNPDNLIHWYQQVFAWMAKYTQPQSEQ
- a CDS encoding fumarate hydratase, with the protein product MSTIRQQDFIDSIADALQYISFYHPLDFVQALEKAYNKEQSKAAKDAIAQILINSRMSAEGKRPLCQDTGIVTCFVKVGMDVRWDQTDMTVQQMVDEGTRRAYTNPDNPLRASIVADPAGSRKNTKDNTPSVVHIDMVPGNEVEVMIAAKGGGSENKTKMVMLNPSDDVAEWVEKTLPTMGAGWCPPGMLGIGIGGTAEKAAVLAKESLMDPVDIHELIERGAETTEEKMRLEIFERANKLGIGAQGLGGLTTVVDVKVKTAPTHAASKPVVMIPNCAATRHVHFTLDGSGPADLQPPKLEDWPEVTWEVGEDTRRVNLDTLNKDDIQDWKMGETVLLSGKILTGRDAAHKRLQGMIESGEGLPEGVDFTNKFIYYVGPVDAVGDEVVGPAGPTTSTRMDKFTDVMLEKTGLIGMIGKAERGPATVASIKDNKAVYLMAVGGAAYLVAKAIKKARVVAFEDLGMEAIYEFEVEDMPVTVAVDSEGANAHTQGPAIWKAKIEELDGALK
- the pabB gene encoding aminodeoxychorismate synthase component I: MTNSQLHCRKLALSSSPCEVFAQLHHLQGAVFLDSASAAHVNSRFDILVIEPEATLSVEHNKVYLDGVELHQEVFAYMQQRLASLCTQSPAHDLPFSGGWLGYFGYDLGRTLERLPSLAADDIALAQMQLGLYLDALIYDKAASQWYYIAQPTVDVEARLQRYLQPPAAANAGKFALTSDWASNMSQAQYADKFTKIQDYLRSGDCYQINLAQRFSATYQGCEWQAYRRLRSHNSAPFSAFMRLPQGCILSISPERFIEVHHNQVESKPIKGTLPRSSDPKKDQALAAQLASSPKDRAENVMIVDLLRNDLGKVAKPGSVHVPSLFAIESFPAVHHLVSTVQSQLAEGKTALDQLKAAFPGGSITGAPKIRAMEIIEELEPHRRSAYCGSIGYISACGDMDTSITIRTLVAKDNTLHCWAGGGIVADSDVASEYQETYDKVNKILPVLT
- a CDS encoding NUDIX hydrolase, which produces MIKSPHAALSCAQVIARFNLSAAPSSFVPIHPKRRSAVVMLLSESEHGAQVLLCKRGAHLRHHPSQLCFPGGKQEREDKTLAHTALRELHEELNIDSKDVTIIGRLDEVSTLNDMSITPYLAQLRAGARWQIDQNEVEAAFFVPLAELLATQNWQSLRVERQQKNLHFRVFKTPYGLLWGATERIIERFTKRLGPIS
- a CDS encoding L-serine ammonia-lyase, encoding MISAFDMFSIGIGPSSSHTVGPMRASRLFVQTLQEQGTLEDVTEVKVELFGSLGQTGVGHGSGKAVILGLAGYDPETVDADAVPDILAKIEQEQVIYLNKTHQAKFPKQGAIVFHRRKTLPKHSNAMEIIAFKGDERIASQVYYSIGGGFIVSDEDFDKEKQAALDIREQNPAPYPFDNAQQLLELCKESGLSVSSLMMANEKTLRDEADIKDELFHIWQVMKACTERGMRTEGILPGGLKVRRRAPSLYLKLNVENNNDPLRAMDWVDLFALAVNEENAAGGRVVTAPTNGAAGILPAVLMYYHTFIKEVDRDIATRYLLTAAAIGILYKKNASISGAEVGCQGEVGVACSMAAGALTEIMGGNVVHVENAAEIGMEHNLGLTCDPVGGLVQVPCIERNAMGAIKAINASRLAMRGSGEQKVSLDKVIKTMWDTGNDMKTKYKETARGGLAVNIIEC